The following nucleotide sequence is from Sander lucioperca isolate FBNREF2018 chromosome 19, SLUC_FBN_1.2, whole genome shotgun sequence.
GTGTACTAGTACCTGCAGTAGGAGTGTGTAGTAGTGTCTAGTACTGTGTAGTAGTAGTGTGTGTACTAGTACCTGCAGTAGGAGTGTCCACAGAGTAACATCAGAGGTTCCGTGAAGACGTCGAGACAGACGGGACATCTGAGCTGATCCTGCAGACTCTCACCTCGCTCCATCACCAGAACCACCGAGACcaccaggaccagaaccagaaccagcaGAACCACAGAGACCAGAAGCAGAACCACAGAGGAACACCAAATGAAAAGCAGCACTAACAGAAGAGTCTGACCTCTCTGTCACTTTGATTCTGTTTATGTTTCTGGGTtctgtgctgtgattggctggacagacgtgtgtgtgtgtgtgtgtgtgtgtgtgtgtgtgtgtgtgtgtgtgtgtgtgtgtgtgtgtgtgtgtgtgtgtgtgtgtctgtgattggctggacAGGCGGAGGGGGCGGGGCCAGAGCAAAGGGTTAGTATAGTGAATAAATATTCTACTTTGTACTTAACATATTTTACTGAAGTACAAGTTAAATTACTGGAATATAAtctactcaagtagaagtaaaaagtaactaatttaaaatgtactcagggtaaaagttacttagttacttttgaTGTGAGTTTGTTGACAGATACTTTGCCAAAAATTTAAACTAAAGAATATTACTTTAAACTAAAGAATATTACTTTAAACTAAACATACTGGAGTCAatttacagattttaaaaactacttctttaaaaagtaaatgtaCACAAAAACTACTACTTAACTACAGTGAAATGTCATCATGTTACTGTGTGTGGAGATGGTATTACTTATTAAATGGTAGTGATGTcatcatgtttttgttattttccgAGTGTTTGAACAGCAGAAAGTTTCTGATAATTTGATCTGAGCGAGTCACCTTCAGCCCGTCTCCATGGTAACAGAGACACCTTCAGCCCGTCGCCATGgtatatatatggtatatatatatatatatatatatatatatatatatgtgatgtGTATATATCCAGAGAtatacgtgtatgtgtgtataataGCTCCagatatatgtgtatgtgtgtgtgtgtatatatatatatatatatatatatagctccatagataatgtgtatgtgtatatatccagagatatatgtgtatgtatatataatagctccagatatatatatatatatatatatatatatatagctccatagataatgtgtatgtgtatatatccagagatatatgtgtatgtatatatatatatatatatatatatatatatatatatatatatatatatatatagacggCGCCAGAGACGGTCACTGTGAGTGACGTCATCCCGGTGTCAGGTGAtcaaacaggaagagagagagacgacgAGACTCCCCGGAGCTCTCGGGGACCCCGGAACCACAGTGTGTtaaaaccatagacagtatatggtTAAACCGAGCCTCCAGcagagttgtagtttaaaagaTTCAGCGCGAAGGAAGGTAAGAGCTGATAGAAACACGAGCTAACCCGTTAGCACGCTGCTGACGGCTTAGCACAGTGCTAACGCGCtgtgtgtaaataaacagaGAGCAAGATGGAGGTCGGCAGGAAACATCTGACTGAGAATTAAACTGGCTGAAAAATGAATGGAGTCTGGCGCAGAGAGTCCGTAGAACCCAGCTACAGTGAACCTAGGTCAGgtttaatgttttaatggtTTAAATCAGCCGTTATAGATATGAAGCTGCTTATTAACAGCATTAAATGGGCTGAAACATGAACGGAGTCTGGCGCGGAGAGTCAGCTACAGTGAACCTAGTTTAAATCAGAAGGAATGTTGTTAACGTTAAAACTAGGAATCTGATACAGAACTACATATCAACAGCTCAAAAACTGCCCGAAAAATGAATGGAGTCTGGCGCAGAGAGTCTGTAGAACCCAGCTACAGTCAACCTAGGTCAGGTTTAAAGCTGCTTATTAACAGCATTAAATGGGCTGAAACATGAATGGAGTCTGGCAGGAACAGACCGTACATACACCTGCTGGTGTTGGGCATGAGTAACTGACTACATATACTCGGGATTAAGAATAGGATATCTTAtaagtataatatataataagtatagGATATCTTAtaagtataatatataataagtataaCTATATGGAAATCTGATAATCACTATCTCCTGACAGTATGGAGGATGATGCATgtttatattattgtttatattgtttatatcgtTTATTTCCAGTATGGAGGATGATCgtttatattaataattatatatatatatatatatatatatatatatatttatttatgtttatatttcCAGTATGGAGGATGATGAACTTCCGCCAGCGGCTGGGTTGGCTCTCCGTGGCGTTCTTCCTGCTGCTGAGCGTGGGGGGGGCGTACTACGTGTTTGAGGTTCGCAGCGTGAGTTTGGAGCACGTGCAGAGAGGCGTGTCTGGCCCGTCGGCCCCGCCCCCCCCCAGCTGGGCCCAGAGCCTCGCCGCCCGCCTGCCGCCACTTCCTGTGTGGATGTGGGCGTCGGTCTTCCTGCTGCCGTACCTGCagctcttcctcttcctgttcTCGTGCACGCGCGCCGATCCGCGCGCCATCGGCTACTGTGTACTTCCTGTCTGCCTCGCGCTGCTCTGCAGCCGCTGCGCCGCCCGCaaaccagccaatcacagagccCCGTCGCTCATCCACACCTAGaggacagccaatcacagagccCCGTCTCTCATCCAATCACAGAGCCCGGTTCCCTCGGACAACAGACTGTTTGTTTGTGAGATTATGTGATTCTCCcgcgctgtgattggctgcaggaTGGGTTTGTGTCGTCATTTTCCTGAATCCCAAAACTATGTTGTATTTAAGACGAGTCACATGACACATGCTGGTAACCATGACAACTTTATTctgatgacaataaaatgaaaaaaactaataaaatgtgacgttttatatttctttaatGTGAGAAATAAACACTGGAGTGACATCATTTCTGAGCTCTTATTATGGTCTGTTACTATGGTTACTATGGTCTGTTATTATGGTCTGTTGGCGCCCCCTGGTGTTGAGAGGTTTTGGAGATTAAAGATGTCATAATCACAGAGAAGACACCGTTGGGATTTGGCGTTACCGTGGTAACTTCAGGTTAGGGTTttgtggatcacttgttaccgggtgtCATCGCCGTGGTAACTCATGCTGAACACCTGAGTTAGAGATCAACCTGTTCAATCAGGTAAACAAACGTGATGTCATCGAGTCTCAGAGTCCCAGCTGTTCAGGTTTTGGATCTTTTAGCGGGAGGTTGGGGTTGAGAGTTCTGAcgctcctcctcttcatcactctcctcttcctcctgacCTGGTTAGGGTTAAACAGCAGAATATATCATAAGTGAAGGTACTTAAGtagagaaaaaaatatacagaaatataCGTAAAGACAAAcaagtacaaaaataaaaaagataacaGGCCAGGGgtcaaaaaatagaaaataagacagacatgcagacaagaaatcaccatcaccaaacccaccagactccatgtaaataatcagcacttttatcatggtaaaacacacttcattcaaagtggacagaaactaaatcaaactatcaaaagccgtcttggttcatctttccactgttccaacaatcaccactctggtttggttgaaataaacccttaattcacccatttacatgtggagatatgctggctctatacacgctaaaagtcctgattatttacatggagtctggtggaaatatgctggctctatacacgctaaaagtcctgattatttacatgcagTCTAGttgaaatatgctggctctatacacgctaaaagtcctgagtCTGggggaaatatgctggctctatacacgctaaaagtcctgattatttacatggagtctggtggaaatatgctggctctatacacgctaaaagtcctgattatttacatggagtctggtggggatATGCTGGCTcgatacacgctaaaagtactgattatttacatggagtctggtgggtttggtgatggtgattttggggctgtttcatgtgaGACAGTAGTATCAGATGTTGGTCTCCAttgtagacagagagacagacaggtacaggGGGTAAGGGAATAGACCGACAGTTTGTTTAGCTacatctcagctggtattcagtaatgctagcagttagcagcagctagcagttagctaaCCTTGTTCTGCGCATGGTCCGCGGGGGTTTTCCCGCTCCACCAGCTCGCTGAGGAGCCGTGACGCGTCCGCGTTCAGCTGGTGAATCCCGCTGATCAGAGAACTCAGATTATTTTCTACTTTAACGCAGATTTTCTCTCTATGTCCGTCTCTGAGCCTCAGCTCTGCTAACACAGCCACGGCCGCCATTTTTACAGCGTCATCCCGCACCGTGTGCTGCCTTCAGGTGCCGCTGGGATTTAATAACCCCCTTAACTAACTTAATAACCCTACTTAACTAacccccttcttcttcttcttcttcttcttcttcttcttcttcttcttgtgttttttaATGGCGGTTGGCAACCAGCTTTTTGGAGCATTACCGCCACCATCTGGACTGGAGTGTGGATCAAGAGGTCAACCTACACTTTCTTAAATCCTTTCTAATAACCCAGTTatcttcaaaaaagaaaacaaaaaataaaaacaaatttcacCTGATCCTTTTTGCAGTATATCATGTAAATTTAATGTCATCTGGTTTTCACCCAGTTGTGAAATCAATCTTTGTCTGGCTTGATGGTATTTAGGACAATACATAATTACATGCTCTATGGTTTCTTGACTATCGCAATATTCACACATTCCATCAACATGCTTtttcattataaataatgttctaTTTAATCCTGTATGCCCTAGCCTCATTCTGGACACCACATCTTCTTCTTGCTTACTTCTGTATGTATTCCTGTTCTTCCCCACTTTTTCTTGAATGCTATACAGGTGTCTCCCAGATTGTTCAGTGTCCCACAAAAACtgccattttttatttgttttagctTTAATTATACTCTTGACTTcagctttactgtatttaatatcCACCTCTATATCAGGCAGCTCTGCTGCTTTCTTTGCATACTTATCTGCCAATTCATTACCTCCTACACCTATATGGGCAGGTACCCATATAAATGTAGTACTAATACCGGACTTAATCAGATTGTTAGCTAGTTGCATTATTTCATACACTATGTCCTGTCTAGACTCAGAGTGAAGAAACTTGATGCTTGTCAAAGCTGAGCTGGAGTCTGAGGCAATCACAGCTTGCTTAGGTCTATTGCTCTCTACCCACATCAAGGCCATCCATACTGCTCACAGTTCTGCTGTGTATACAGCTAAGTCATCATTAATTCTTTTAGCAGATCCAATGTTTAATTGAGGGATAACATAAGCAATTCCCATTTTCGTATCCGTCTTCTTAGATGCATCAGTGTATATAATGACTCCTTCTTTATATTTCCTTGAAATGTATCTCTGTACCCTGTAATGATCCACTTCATTAACCTCCTTTTCCCCCAATAAGCCTAAGTCCACTGGAACCTCTGACAAAAGCCAAGGAGGAACAACTGGATAAACAACTGAAGGGCTTATTTTCAGTGCACTGATTCCCATCATTATTACCTTCTGCCTTATTGTCCATCCAAAACTTTTAATTAGGTCATTCTCTCTTTCTTGACAATGCCATAGAACTGAATGACTCAAATGTTTGTCACCATGACCTCTCAAATTCGCCCAGTACACAAGAGACAACTGGTCTCTTCTAAGATGGAGAGGCATCTCCCCCATCTCTACCTGAACTGCTGCCACTGGAGTGGTCTTAATTGCCCCACAACAAAGCCTCAAACCTTGATTTTGAATGACATCTAACTTCTTTAATGATGTTTTAGCAGCTGACCCATACACTATACACCCATTGTCAAATACCGATCTCATCAGCCCTGTATAAATGGATTTCAAAGCAGGTCTGCTTGCACCCCATTCTACTCCACGCAAACATCTCATCACATTCAACACTCTCTTGCATTTATCTATAATTTTTTGAATATGCATTGTCCAAGTCAGTTTTTTGTCAAACCAAATACCCAAATATTTGAAGAATTCCACTCGTTCTAACTCTGTCCCAGATAACTTGATTTCCATATTCATACGTATTTTCTTCCTAGAGAAGAATAAAGTCTTAGTTTTATCTATAGAGAACCTAAATCCCCATTGAACAGCCCATTCTTGGACTTTGTTTATTGCCTGCTGCATTTTATCCACTACAAAATCTATATTTCTTCCCTTTTTCCACATTGCTCCATCATCTGCAAACAATGCTACCCCAACTGAATTTTGTATATCCTTAAAAATATCATCAATCATTATTGAAAATAATAGTGGACTGATAATGCTCCCTTGTGGGACACCATTTTCCACATTGTATCTCTTACTTAGTTCcccatttattttaacttgAATAGTTCTGTCAGATAAAAACCCTTTTATCCACTGGAACATCCTTCCCTTTATTCCCAATATTCTTAACTTAATCAGCATACCATCTTTCCACAACATATCATATGCCTTTTCAATATCAAAAAATACTGCCACTACAGTTTCTTTATTCACCTGAGCCTTCCTTACTGTATCTTCTAGGTATACAATGGGATCCATGGTACCTCTACCTTTCCTGAAACCACTTTGATAATTTTGCATTAAGCCTTTATGTTCCATCCAATATGTAAGCCTGTCATTTATCATCCTCTCCATAGTTTTCCCcatctgaaatgtaatatgTTCAGTAGTAAAGCAGTCTTTAATATGCCTGttgtgtttctctttctctccctgtgcGCGCACAGGACGCCTTAATTTATAATGtaaacaagaaacaaaacaaagaaccgATCTGTGATCAATAACTCATAGATATATACACATCTATGTCAATAACTGATAACTTCACAGTGAAACTCTGATATCCGGGGGACCCGTGAACATCCCACAGAGCCAACAGTCTTCAACACGTATTTACATCATCACGTAATAACGTTCATTTCACATTAAACTGCGATCGTTCTTTCTTTGGCTCTTTTAAATAGttttattgattatttatttctgttttaaatgcgTCACCTCTGACCCTCAGTGAAGCGGAAGTGGTCATCAGAGTGGCAGCAGTTGAACGGCGCGGAGCTGCTAGATGATTATTATTGCTCGTGTTTGACCCGTTAAACcagtttattatattattattatattattatatctcTGCCAGCTCGCTGTGAGCAGGCCGGTTCCTGTTGTCTGGGTCGGTCGCTGTCTGACTCGGTAAGTTGGTTTTATTCAGCAGCTAACACTGTTAGCATCACTGGTGAAGCTAACAGATTCAAACGGCtgcatgttgtttttgttcgatccgtcagacagacagacagagagacaggcaggcaggcagacagacagacagagaggcagacagagagacagacagagagacagacagacagagaggcaggcaggcaggcaggcagacagacagacagagaggcagacagagagacagacagagagacagagaggcaggcagacaagaaatcatcaccaaacccaccagactccatgtaaataatcagtgattttatcatcgtaaaatacacttcattcaaagtggacagaaactaaatcaaactatcaaaagccgtcttggttcatctttccactgttccaacaatcaccactctggtttggttgaaataaacccttaattcacccatttacatgtggagatatgctggctctatacacgctaaa
It contains:
- the tmem251 gene encoding transmembrane protein 251; translated protein: MMNFRQRLGWLSVAFFLLLSVGGAYYVFEVRSVSLEHVQRGVSGPSAPPPPSWAQSLAARLPPLPVWMWASVFLLPYLQLFLFLFSCTRADPRAIGYCVLPVCLALLCSRCAARKPANHRAPSLIHT
- the si:dkeyp-55f12.3 gene encoding uncharacterized protein si:dkeyp-55f12.3 isoform X2; amino-acid sequence: MAAVAVLAELRLRDGHREKICVKVENNLSSLISGIHQLNADASRLLSELVERENPRGPCAEQGQEEEESDEEEERQNSQPQPPAKRSKT
- the si:dkeyp-55f12.3 gene encoding uncharacterized protein si:dkeyp-55f12.3 isoform X1; translation: MAAVAVLAELRLRDGHREKICVKVENNLSSLISGIHQLNADASRLLSELVERENPRGPCAEQAGQEEEESDEEEERQNSQPQPPAKRSKT